The Molothrus ater isolate BHLD 08-10-18 breed brown headed cowbird chromosome 10, BPBGC_Mater_1.1, whole genome shotgun sequence sequence TGGAGATCAGAAGggatttcttcatggaaagggtggtcaggcactggaaggagctgctgagggaggtgaAGGTGGTGGGAtccccattcctgcagggatttaaaaACCCTGTGGATATGGCTTTTGGGGACATGGGTAcatggtggccttggcagtgctggggagtgGTTGGGAGTCCATctgagagggcttttccaaaCAAAATGATTCCATGGTGCACCATGGCCTTGCAATGCTCACACCAAGCATGGACCTGgcacagggatttgggacacGCTCAGCACAGGGGCCATGTgacaccaggagcagccaaCTCCAAAATGTGTCACCAGAAGCAGCTCAGACAATTTAAGATAATTACTGCCATGGTCCTGTTGTCCACTCTGGAGAGTAAAAACAGGGAAGTTTTAACAAATAGCTGGTTAACTTGTAAATCCCTAAGACACctggtgtgctgctgctggccacctCCTCTCCAGGCAGCTGAAGTAGGTGGTGCCTGTTCCCTCAGTCTCTTTCTTTGCATGATGGCACACCATCCTCCTTAAACTTTGTTCCCTACATCCATAGAAATAATCAGTTTTGAGTCTAGaaatttccattatttccaCAAAACCCCACATTCTCACCACAAACCAACGTGGAAAGCTCCTCCAAcacaagattaaaaaataactgGCTCACAGATCCAAGTGCACAAATTCACTACGTGGTATGACAGATACACATGAAGTGTTGGtctaaaagcttttaaatacaAGTGGCAACAGCTAAACACCCAAATAAGGGATTCAGTGCTCATTTCACAAGGAAGAAACGGACTTGAGAAGCACCTCAGGTGCAATTTACTCGTGGGACACCAGAAGAGACTGGTTCCTCCTGGAAGGAGTGGATGGCACTTGCCCTGGGATTACCTccatgcttttgttttcttggcaaaaataagaaggggaagaaaaaaacaaacgtctttttattttattttctcactttcagAAAGCATTTTACACAGGTTTGGATCTTGGGAATTACTTGGAATCAGTAGAAAAAACTTACTGAACAGTTTTTGTCTTTACAATAGAAACCTTTCAGGAGTCAAAATGGAGactaaaaaaatacatgcaaaacATACTCCTTTCAAAACACAACTGGAAACAAAGCACCAAACTACACAAATATGCAGAATGAAACAGCATTGAACACCACAGAAGTTGTCTTCATAAAAGGTGTAAAAGTCACCTAATTCACTAGGCACTGTCACTTGGTTTAACAGaagagacaataaaaaaatattgtccACAAACTCGCAATTTCAACTCAAAGGCTGTAGCTAGAAATTCCTCTATGTGTCATGCTTTAATAGCgacctgaaaaacaaaaacccaacagtcAGACTTCATGGATTGAATGATTTCTGGCTAAATCCACTGCCTCTCCTCAAACCTGCATCAGATCTGAGCTGATGGCCTAGAGGTAACCAAACCCCCAAACTCCTGTTTTAAGAGTTCTGGAGGAAGAAACAGGATCTTACACTCAACACAAGGGCTGTTATCTCACTTGGTTTTTCCTAAGTATTTACTCTGCCCTCAAGGTTTCTGAATGAAGCAATAAAGGAACTGTGGCTCAATAAAATATCCACATCAAAGTCAATCTTAGTGGACACAGAAGCTCAAAAGAAGTTCAAGGAATGGCAAATTTACTTTTGAGACATGAACTCTGTGACTGGGCTAGGCCCAGGTATGGTAAGGTTggaggggcttggagcaacttggtctatggaaggtgtccctgcccgtggcagggggtggaatgggatgagctttaaggtctctcccaacccaaagCACTCCGTGAGTCCATGGCTACTTACGAGGTGAGTAGGACCGGGATCTGGACCGGGATCTGTAGCCCCCTCGGCTGTAGTATGGTGACGGTGACCTCCTCCTGTGGCAGGGGTGACACACACAATCCCTTTGTTAACACCTGCACAGCTGAGTGGCAGCAGCTTTATGTGGGTAGCTCTAACCCCATCCTGGTCTCAGGAATGCTAACAAGCATGGGAGACCTGATCAACGTTTCTACTGGGTAACAAAGCAAAGatctgaattcttttttttgttatcagTATTATTTTTGACTAACACAACAAATACAAGCTCTTGCACTCACAATCTGCTTTCATGTGAATTTAGTTTGAAGCCAGAAGCATCCCACACAGGCAGGGTAAGCCAAATCCACCTTCACTTTTAATCTGAATTACTTGTCCAAGGTGAAAATGTCCTTGATTTACAGTTAGTGCTACAGCCAGGTACCCCCAAATCCTCCAACCCAGGCTCTCCCAAGTGTTGTGTTTCCTTGTCCAGTTCCACTAATCCAGTACACACCTGTAAAACTGATCCCTGTCCTGAAcagctctccagcctcctccGCCACCgccacctcctcctctgtgaaaacaaaagcagaatgaCTTTTAggaatttcaaaaataaaaagttcacTGCACAAACCCCCCCACATCGAGTAAGAAAATCATGTGAAGATAAGACAACATTACTTCCTACACTGGGTGATGCTGAATTACTTCATTTAACATTGATTTTTAAACACATACCTACCCAAGGAAAACCCTTTTACTTATTATTTTCAAGTAGCAAGATCAACTCACTATCCTGAAGAAAACATTGATTCCAAGGTGGAGGCAGGGAAAACCCTCCTATCCTTACATTTCAACACTTCAGAGTCACACTTAAACGAGAACTGTGATGCAACTTCTTATGGAGAACAAAAAACACCTTATAGCATTAACACTGAGTGGCTGGACTGGAACCTCCTCAGATTCAGATCAGCAAAGCTTTACCAGGAGACTAAATCAAGTTTAAAGTCTTCCCCAGTTGTTTTAGGggaattgcttttttaaaagtttattccCTTATTTACAGACAGCTCTTCAGGCAAAAGTAAGCCTCCCACTGCAACAAGGAGAAACTGAAGTTTTAACAGGACAATTCCCATTTGACACTGCATTTCCCTTAGGGCATTATTTTCACAGAGGGCAGGCAATGCAAAGGAATTGTTACCAATGGAATTTTTAGGGTGGGGTATGCAATGCTCCACTGCATCTTGAACAATTCCAACTTTTTCTTCCACAGGGAAGCCCTGACAACATAGCAACACTTCTCTCTTCCTCAACCAACCCATGATTGTAGGAGGGGAAAGTAGCACCATGACATTTTCAAGTAGCCACACACGAGTCATACTGGCTCCATATTTattcacagaaacacagaatggtttgggttggaagggactctaAACACCATCCAGGGGCacacccctgccacaggcagggacacctcccactagagcAGGTCACTCCCACTGGCTTTCTCCTGACCCAATCACAGCTTCTGCTAACACCCACAAACCCTATCAGAAGGAAAAGGCGCCGCTTAAGACTTGGGCCCACATCGTAACTTTAACACAGAATTCTGCAATTGCAGGAATGTTTGGTAgtgcagacagaaaaaaacaactattCTTTTTGTGTTCAATTTAACAACATCCCAGAAATTGTGAGGATTTTGCAGGGGACAAGGATTTTGCTGGAAAATGCTGTCACCAAAACCAGTCATGATTACACACACATTCAACCTGACAAGGGGTGttaaaaaagccttttaatGCAGATGTTCAATTCACAATTCCTTATTTTAGGCAATTTGAGGTGCCATAATTATCAGCAGGAAATACTGGGGAGCACagaaatttcccattttttatcTACTACACTGTGCTCAAAATGTAAGTTGACACTATAATGCCAACTCAAATATTAATCTGCACGATTTCAGTATTAACAGATGAACCAACTAAAGattctaaaatgaaaatgcaaagaacacactttgtttttcaaaacttAGTGCagattcagaaaacattttggaCTAAGCTAGGCCACAGGTCAAACACCATCAAGTATTTCTCAATCCAACCAACTGCATTTGTACTGAGCAATCATTTTGGGGAAGATTTCACAGGAAGATTCCAGAATGACAGCGAGTGCAAAAATATTCTGGAATAGTTATGTAGGATGAACAGGCTAATCAGATGAGAAAGCAGAGTttagaaagcagcaaaatattgcaaatattCTGACCTGTATGACCTGCTGTAGTAGTCACGGTCATCGTAGCCTCTGTCGTAGCCTCTGTCATAGTAATCTCGTCGCCGTGAGCTGCCACTGCAGGGAGTGAAGGAAATTGCATTTACCAAGATACAGAACTTTAACTTTGTTTGCAGTCTGGTAAATTTACACTATTTAAACTAGattgtattattattatgtCCCATCCTTACAGCTGGAAGACTATGAGCACTCCTGTTTTCCCACCAGTGCAGGTGAGAACAGAACTACttaaataattgctttttatATGCTTGAACTTTCAGCTGTTTTCCTCTACCTTTGTAAACCTCAACTTTTTGGTATCACAGCCACAGGAGAAATTCCATTCTGAGACAAGTCACTTCTAACTCTGAAAAAGCACCTGTTCAATGAAGtgcctaaaaaaaaatcagaagccTGTAGTCTCAACATCACCATAACCATCAGTAAGCTGAAAGTCTTGGGAAATGAACAGGGAATGACTTGGGAAAACAACTGACACTGTTGGCAACCTTATGTCAAAGTGCAGTGTGTGAACACAGCAAACTGCTAAGCCCTAATGCTAACTGAGCCACCCAGCTCCTTGATCAGCACTTGTTCATTCACTCTTGAAAACCTGAGCTTGCAAAGGACATGAATATTTGAAGGTACATAggaaaactatttaaaataatttagaaatagtCAAAGTGTCTTCCTGTTGACACAAGCATTACTACTGATGCTCAACGTCTCATCAGTGTACAGCACAGCAGTCACAAATACGGAAACACAACTTGAGCATTAATGTGGAAGCCCAAGAAACCAGGAAAACCACTCAGAATCAGGTCTCTCAGAGGAGAAACAGGAGTTTTTACAAAACAATGAATCTTATCCTGTTCTGgttgggggggaaaaaacccaacaaaaccatgGATAAAACTTACTAAGTGGGTCTTCCCATATAAATTCCAGGGGTAGGTGTGTGAGGTCTTTTTGTTATGGAAAAGTCTACCCGGATCCTTCTTCCATCCAGCTCCATTCCATTGGCACGTTCCTTTGCCTAAGGAGTGACAGAAGAGCATTAGCTGTAGGTATGAACTCTAGCAACAACAATTTCTAACTACTGCTTTAAGTGTTAAAATGTCCTAAAACACAGTTCAGTTTGGAAGGTCTGAGTGTCACATCTTGCAGTGAATGTACTGTGTAAGACAACTCTAGGCCAGCTGGACTTCAGTGCCAGTAACCACTGAAAATGTGACTTTTACAGCATTAAAATCCTGAAAGGAACACCACTGGGCAATTGTTTCAGGGCCTCTGACATGACTAAGAGCAACCTTTGAACATGCTGATGTAGGGAGATGCAACTACTCCACCACACAACATAAAACTTTTACAGGTTAAAAGAACATCACTAAGGTATTCAAATCCATCCTTCAACTACCATAACCTTGAAACAGAGTcacaaataaaaagtaaaaaaccaaaaccaattgtgctttggtttatttttgtctgtCAAGTAGCAGGACCTACATATCAAGCTGCAAACCAAAATGGAAGACTTCATGACCTGGAAAAAATGTGGAAGAGATGTGGAaaagatgtggaaaaaaatggagattCTCTGGAGTGGAGTTTATGTAAAATGTAAGCCTTGTTCTAGCCCATAAAGGGTAGCTTTACAAGGATTGGTATGAGTATAGGATTCTCTACTTGGGTGACTACAGAATTCCCGATTCATTCTGCAGCACTAGTAAGCCCAAATTCCATGATTACAAGACTCCAAGTATTTTCCAGGCTATGAGTTTCCCCTGGCTATACCCTGTGACAGAACACACAcactccaggagctcagagcccaaCAAACATGGCCCACACTGTGTACCCCAAGCTACCTCCTTGGCATCCTCGACGTTCTCGAAGTAGACGAAGGCGAACCCTCGGGAGCGCCGTGACTGCTGATCGTACACGATGGAAACGTCGGCAATGGGGCCATACTTGGAGAAAACCTCTCGCAGGTCTCGTTCTGTGGTGTACAGACTCAGCCCAAACACTCCAAGACAACAGTTTGGATCAGGATTTGCCTAAAGGAAAGGACACAGATATTAAGATCAAATTGGGGTTATTTGCAGTGCAACGTATTTCTCGAGTCATGACTGTCAGGGCTTCAACAAGAACAACTGAGGTGGGGCTGAGATCTGGGtcatgtgaaaaatgccaatcacttgcttttttttgattttaaaagtttaatagcaATAAAATGGTTAGAAAAATAGTAATAGAAgtagagtaataataattacaatttgaattaggacaatatgagacaataaagacagAGTTATGAacgtctgggtacctttttctgggcagcacaagcccaaaaaaggacacacgttaacagaggattaacccttaaaaacaatagcctgttgcatattcatacacctcatccatgatgcacaaattccattcaaacacaggattctgtctggtcagtgtcaacttcttcccctgaatcctaacagcaccttcgaggcgggaagaagttcgtttcttctgataagagggcaataaattctctttctctgaaagactgaggtgtcctgtggctgctatctcactgcgagtcctttctttaaaaaaagtatcctacatcGCATAGTTTCTGTTTTAACATTTcttataacctaaaactatatttaacacagtacttaagaggattaatacagcattactttctaacacaacaaATATAACATTCATTTTagtatttgcaaaaagccaatgataaaatacgcatttttcacaggtCACCTGCTAATAGTAACACATTAAACCTACAGGAGCACAAGCCTGTCACAAACCCCCTTTGTGTTTCTCAGGGCACAGAGCCCATGACCCATGCCCCACACACGTACCCTGTTCCCAATGTGACGTCTGCGAGTAGACATGGGGGaatggctgtggctgtgccgCCGCCGGTAGTCCCGACTGTACGACCTGCTTCTGGATCTCCTGTGCGAGCGGGACCGCGAGCGCGACCTGGTGTAGTGTCTGCGGGAACTCCTCCTCGACCTAGACCTGAGGGAAAGAACACAAAGGTACAGTGCTGGGCTTCTTGGGGTggtcagcattttaaaaatccagcagACAGCCACAAAAAGCTCAAATAATTGTTTTCCAAATTCCTGCAGTACCACATACCTCAGCTATAATCCATTTACTCACTACTCTCGAGGACTGTGTGCTAAATCTTTACTATCAGATTACTGCAGATAGTCTCAGGGCATTCCTGCTGCAGTCCAAGAACTTGCACTTGATCACAGTCAGCTCTTCCTTTAACAAAGCTACCTGGGTGTGACAAGTTAGGGCTTAGAATATTCAGTGTTTAGGTAAAAACAAGTGGGTTGGCTTTCCTTTCACAGGTATCAGTCAAAGGGAACAGTAAATATGCTTTAACACGAGGCATGTACCACTAAGGGGGGCACTCTCTTAGTGCTGCCTTGGGTGACA is a genomic window containing:
- the TRA2B gene encoding transformer-2 protein homolog beta isoform X1, translated to MSDSGEQNYGERESRSASRSGSAHGSGKSGRHTPARSRSKEDSRRSRSKSRSRSESRSRSRRSSRRHYTRSRSRSRSHRRSRSRSYSRDYRRRHSHSHSPMSTRRRHIGNRANPDPNCCLGVFGLSLYTTERDLREVFSKYGPIADVSIVYDQQSRRSRGFAFVYFENVEDAKEAKERANGMELDGRRIRVDFSITKRPHTPTPGIYMGRPTYGSSRRRDYYDRGYDRGYDDRDYYSRSYRGGGGGGGGGWRAVQDRDQFYRRRSPSPYYSRGGYRSRSRSRSYSPRRY
- the TRA2B gene encoding transformer-2 protein homolog beta isoform X2, coding for MSDSGEQNYGERESRSASRSGSAHGSGKSGRHTPARSRSKEDSRRSRSKSRSRSESRSRSRRSSRRHYTRSRSRSRSHRRSRSRSYSRDYRRRHSHSHSPMSTRRRHIGNRANPDPNCCLGVFGLSLYTTERDLREVFSKYGPIADVSIVYDQQSRRSRGFAFVYFENVEDAKEAKERANGMELDGRRIRVDFSITKRPHTPTPGIYMGRPTYGSSRRRDYYDRGYDRGYDDRDYYSRSYRGGGGGGGGGWRAVQDRDQFYRRRSPSPYYSRGGYRSRSRSRSYSPRK